From one Deltaproteobacteria bacterium genomic stretch:
- the tsaD gene encoding tRNA (adenosine(37)-N6)-threonylcarbamoyltransferase complex transferase subunit TsaD, producing the protein MRILAIESSCDETAAAVIDDGPRIISNVVHSQIKSHAPFGGVVPEIASREHVQRIVEVVNQAINQAGTISDIEAIAVTRGPGLIGSLLVGLQFAKGLALSRNLPWIGVHHLEGHLAAGLLADPPMTYPHIALVVSGGHTHLYHVRSFANYQVLGGTRDDAAGEAFDKVAKILGLGYPGGVRIEQCANDGDPNAIALPRGLPSCKNFDFSFSGLKTAAADYVRKRGGKLIGQELADFCASLQEAIADILTKKAATAARKFSAPGVVLAGGVAANKRLRELCFKRCSNRALWAFAPPKPLCTDNAAMIGAAGWMRLMRGEKNDLITSALSRWPLGELTSHSEQFKPF; encoded by the coding sequence GTGCGTATTCTTGCTATTGAATCTAGTTGTGATGAAACTGCTGCTGCGGTTATCGATGATGGCCCCCGCATTATTTCTAATGTAGTACACTCGCAAATTAAAAGTCATGCACCGTTTGGTGGCGTAGTACCAGAAATAGCTTCACGTGAGCATGTGCAACGCATTGTTGAAGTGGTCAACCAGGCAATAAACCAAGCCGGAACAATATCTGATATCGAAGCTATTGCAGTAACTCGTGGACCAGGGTTAATCGGCTCGCTTTTAGTTGGTTTACAATTTGCCAAAGGTTTAGCTCTAAGTCGCAATTTACCTTGGATAGGGGTACATCATCTCGAAGGTCACTTAGCCGCTGGTTTGTTGGCTGACCCACCAATGACTTATCCACATATAGCCTTAGTAGTAAGTGGAGGTCATACTCATCTTTATCATGTACGCTCTTTCGCCAACTACCAAGTACTCGGTGGTACTCGTGATGACGCTGCGGGCGAAGCATTTGACAAGGTGGCAAAGATATTGGGTCTCGGCTATCCTGGTGGTGTGCGAATTGAACAGTGCGCCAATGATGGTGACCCAAATGCTATTGCTCTGCCGCGTGGTCTACCAAGTTGTAAAAATTTTGATTTTTCGTTTTCTGGCCTTAAAACTGCGGCGGCTGATTATGTACGCAAACGCGGTGGCAAACTTATAGGTCAAGAACTCGCTGATTTTTGTGCTTCACTGCAAGAGGCCATTGCTGACATTCTTACCAAAAAAGCCGCGACGGCTGCACGTAAGTTTTCTGCCCCTGGGGTAGTTTTAGCTGGTGGTGTCGCCGCAAATAAAAGATTGCGCGAATTATGCTTTAAACGCTGTAGCAACCGAGCACTTTGGGCCTTTGCACCGCCAAAACCATTATGCACTGATAATGCAGCAATGATTGGAGCGGCTGGTTGGATGCGCCTTATGCGCGGCGAAAAAAACGATTTAATTACTAGCGCTTTGTCGCGTTGGCCACTTGGTGAGCTAACTTCACATAGCGAACAATTTAAACCTTTTTAA
- a CDS encoding DUF2147 domain-containing protein, with protein sequence MNPTLFRSLIFKLCISALCGAVVNISFATFANAQELSPVGKWKTIDDNNGKVKSIVEIRESGGKLYGNIIRLFPEPGEDLNPKCDKCEGGRKNQPVLGMNIMWGLTKDGSEWSGGVILDPENGKTYKCYVEPIEGGKKLKLRGYIGFSLLGRTQYWLRAD encoded by the coding sequence ATGAATCCTACACTTTTTCGTTCGTTGATATTTAAGTTGTGTATTTCTGCATTATGCGGCGCTGTTGTAAACATTAGTTTTGCAACTTTTGCTAACGCCCAAGAGCTATCACCGGTAGGCAAATGGAAAACTATTGATGATAATAATGGCAAGGTAAAATCCATTGTCGAAATTCGCGAATCCGGCGGCAAGCTTTACGGAAACATCATTCGCCTTTTCCCTGAACCTGGCGAAGACCTAAATCCCAAATGTGATAAATGTGAAGGCGGACGCAAAAATCAACCGGTGTTAGGCATGAATATTATGTGGGGATTAACAAAAGATGGTTCTGAGTGGTCAGGGGGGGTTATTCTCGATCCCGAAAACGGCAAAACCTATAAATGTTACGTTGAACCTATAGAAGGTGGAAAAAAACTTAAATTACGCGGATATATTGGCTTTTCTTTACTTGGTCGCACTCAATATTGGTTACGTGCTGATTAA
- a CDS encoding nucleotidyl transferase AbiEii/AbiGii toxin family protein encodes MLACRSLIDLGATLTAEQQTAQYFRAVCELDSHRFTINVVLDENLFRIGTAQPADNVMVANLETLLMTKAATLVSRCSEKDLYDLYWLVTKIDGVELGDLITLGQRVDAGVDAEAMLLVITGTQLLKNACSFAVEQGQGINKVFKVVNEFKDTLQKMLVDFLEGLPVPPLGKLVRKLRQICKAVKVVAS; translated from the coding sequence GTGCTTGCCTGCCGATCCCTAATTGATCTCGGTGCCACTCTAACTGCCGAACAACAAACAGCGCAATATTTTCGGGCTGTATGTGAACTTGATTCGCATCGCTTCACCATTAATGTTGTCCTTGACGAGAATTTATTTCGCATCGGTACGGCACAACCGGCTGACAATGTTATGGTAGCAAACCTTGAAACTCTGCTTATGACCAAAGCCGCGACTCTCGTTTCTCGCTGTAGCGAAAAGGATCTATATGATTTGTATTGGCTCGTCACCAAAATCGATGGCGTGGAACTAGGCGACTTGATTACGCTCGGACAGCGTGTCGATGCCGGAGTCGATGCAGAAGCAATGCTCCTCGTTATAACAGGAACACAGTTATTAAAAAATGCCTGCAGCTTCGCAGTTGAGCAAGGACAAGGGATAAATAAAGTTTTTAAGGTAGTTAACGAGTTTAAAGATACACTGCAAAAAATGCTTGTCGACTTCCTTGAAGGTTTACCAGTTCCCCCTCTCGGCAAGCTTGTTCGTAAGCTTCGACAAATTTGCAAAGCGGTAAAAGTAGTTGCATCTTGA
- the rsmA gene encoding ribosomal RNA small subunit methyltransferase A has product MNQPHPPPPQPRVLLASAGLHAKKSWGQNFLENTEILNEIALLAGAAPDKKIIELGSGLGALTYYLLINGASVIAIERDREIVPLLRNVLAWAQERLEILEADAASLNYFALADQLKTKLTVAGNLPYQLSSRILVSLADAGSVINQAVLLVQREVAERLVSPPGSRIYGLLSVLVQRRFTATIARIVPPGAFFPRPKVHSAIVVLKVQPQQRSAQADESLVQVARAAFSHRRKMLRSALALVWHIDAALLEPVFAEANIKPTVRAEELGLDEFAYLGMLLQKHKILPSKIRGCP; this is encoded by the coding sequence ATGAATCAGCCACACCCTCCTCCCCCGCAACCTCGGGTATTGTTAGCATCAGCAGGCTTACATGCCAAAAAAAGTTGGGGACAAAATTTTTTAGAAAATACTGAGATACTTAATGAGATTGCATTATTGGCGGGGGCGGCGCCAGATAAAAAAATTATCGAATTGGGCTCGGGTTTAGGCGCGCTTACCTACTATCTTTTAATTAATGGTGCATCGGTAATTGCAATCGAACGTGACCGTGAAATTGTTCCGCTATTGCGTAATGTTTTGGCTTGGGCCCAAGAGCGACTTGAAATTCTTGAAGCTGATGCGGCTAGTCTTAACTACTTTGCTCTTGCTGACCAATTAAAAACAAAGCTCACCGTAGCCGGTAATTTACCTTATCAATTATCAAGTCGTATTTTAGTTTCGCTAGCTGATGCAGGCTCGGTAATTAATCAAGCTGTCTTATTAGTGCAGCGCGAAGTAGCTGAACGCTTAGTTTCTCCACCTGGCTCACGCATTTATGGTTTACTCTCGGTCTTAGTGCAGCGTCGTTTTACCGCCACTATAGCTCGCATCGTACCACCTGGGGCATTCTTTCCACGGCCTAAAGTTCACTCGGCTATCGTAGTGCTTAAAGTACAACCGCAACAACGAAGCGCACAAGCAGATGAATCGCTTGTCCAAGTAGCCCGCGCCGCTTTTTCACATCGACGCAAAATGCTACGTAGCGCTCTTGCACTCGTATGGCACATTGATGCTGCCTTGCTTGAACCAGTATTTGCAGAAGCAAATATAAAACCAACTGTTCGCGCTGAAGAACTCGGACTTGATGAGTTTGCCTATCTAGGTATGCTCTTGCAAAAACATAAAATTTTGCCGTCTAAAATTAGGGGGTGTCCCTAA